A portion of the Cellulophaga algicola DSM 14237 genome contains these proteins:
- a CDS encoding right-handed parallel beta-helix repeat-containing protein has product MKKFLFKISCIGLLCISATSCSSKGDMDNLLVGDLPNAQPGDYVAPIGIPDAWISPDIASPERPTTWDTEQIGYYFVEYAVGSDTDNTYGTPSTPRKTIPYPVPAGSLVVVAGDYHYVQNYIKLEGEGTGEAWVAGVSGPVWVVSDTENKAEITDKQLLISGSYVYLDGFYFHSGGRVQLGSYKLGFQVDHILVRNSEMKGEHDVTGGVLINTVGLKEEPASDIIIYNNKAHGIGPLDSDVDIDARGCSIQSYTSNMWVIDNEFSDSGAGLQVEASNLEKQTSTHHIYIGRNHIFNIAQAGIGIKYALDIIISENVIHDIIDTPWSPAKGIGFQYAPDRVWILYNEIYNANTGIRGASDNGGAGTNGKSVFIIGNFIHDASIDGTAHNGATKGLGIEINNGATPRYIINNTIVNSDIAVANGYYNSTMIIENNVFSNTRDFDVMLEDSYQTGTLSTLRNNHFDAEAKITWSNGVTHDLESFQAAFDKGEGCISDAPLFVAANANDFSLQTASTAVAAGLTPSELTLDVYDHFESLYGLNIKVDINQVARPTTGAWNMGAYTN; this is encoded by the coding sequence ATGAAAAAGTTTTTATTTAAAATAAGCTGTATAGGTTTGTTATGCATTAGTGCAACTAGTTGTAGTAGCAAGGGCGATATGGATAATTTATTAGTGGGAGATTTGCCTAACGCTCAACCAGGAGATTATGTTGCTCCTATAGGTATTCCTGATGCGTGGATTTCTCCAGATATAGCTAGCCCAGAAAGACCTACTACTTGGGATACCGAGCAAATTGGTTATTATTTTGTAGAATATGCCGTGGGCTCTGATACTGATAATACGTACGGAACACCAAGTACGCCGCGTAAAACAATTCCGTATCCTGTTCCTGCAGGATCATTGGTAGTTGTTGCTGGCGATTATCATTATGTGCAAAATTATATTAAGCTTGAAGGTGAAGGAACTGGTGAAGCATGGGTAGCTGGAGTAAGCGGACCTGTATGGGTAGTTAGTGATACTGAAAATAAAGCGGAGATTACAGATAAACAGTTACTTATATCTGGTAGTTATGTGTATTTAGATGGTTTTTATTTTCATTCTGGTGGGAGAGTACAATTGGGCTCGTATAAATTAGGGTTTCAAGTAGATCACATCTTGGTTAGAAATAGTGAAATGAAAGGCGAACATGATGTTACCGGTGGTGTTTTAATAAATACAGTGGGCTTAAAAGAAGAACCTGCTAGCGATATTATTATATATAACAATAAAGCACACGGTATCGGACCACTTGATTCAGATGTAGATATTGATGCTCGTGGTTGTTCTATACAATCATATACTAGTAATATGTGGGTAATAGATAACGAGTTTAGTGATTCTGGAGCTGGACTTCAAGTAGAAGCTAGTAATTTAGAGAAACAAACTTCAACACATCATATTTACATTGGAAGAAATCACATATTCAATATTGCTCAAGCTGGGATTGGAATAAAATATGCTTTAGATATTATCATCAGTGAAAATGTAATTCATGATATTATAGATACCCCATGGTCTCCCGCTAAAGGAATTGGTTTTCAATATGCTCCAGATCGTGTTTGGATTCTTTATAATGAAATTTATAATGCTAACACAGGTATTCGTGGTGCTAGTGATAATGGTGGTGCAGGTACCAATGGTAAAAGTGTTTTTATAATTGGTAACTTTATACATGATGCCTCCATAGACGGTACGGCACATAATGGTGCTACCAAAGGTTTAGGAATAGAAATAAACAATGGTGCTACACCAAGATACATCATTAATAATACTATTGTAAATAGTGATATCGCAGTTGCCAATGGCTATTATAACTCTACCATGATCATTGAAAACAATGTATTTTCTAATACACGAGATTTTGATGTTATGTTAGAAGATAGTTACCAAACTGGAACACTATCTACACTTAGAAATAACCATTTTGATGCTGAAGCTAAAATTACCTGGAGTAATGGTGTTACTCATGATCTAGAAAGTTTTCAAGCTGCATTTGATAAAGGAGAAGGTTGCATTAGTGACGCTCCATTATTTGTAGCTGCAAATGCTAATGATTTCTCTTTGCAAACAGCGAGTACTGCCGTAGCTGCGGGATTAACTCCAAGTGAGTTAACATTGGATGTATATGATCATTTTGAATCTTTATACGGACTTAACATAAAAGTTGATATCAACCAAGTAGCTAGACCAACTACTGGCGCATGGAATATGGGAGCTTATACCAACTAA
- a CDS encoding NADPH-dependent 2,4-dienoyl-CoA reductase produces the protein MTKYPHIFEPLDLGFTTLKNRIIMGSMHTGLEEEKNGIDKIATYYAERAKGGVGLIVTGGIAPNVQGWTGPFSARMSSKKHAKHHKVITDAVHKEGGKICMQILHAGRYGYHPFAVAPSAIKSPISPFKPFKLKQSGINRTIRDFVTSAKLSKLAGYDGVEIMGSEGYLINQFIAKRTNKRTDTYGGSYENRMRLPIELVKQTREAVGKEFIIIYRLSMLDLVEKGSSWQEVVALGKEIEKAGATIINTGIGWHEARIPTIATSVPRAAFTWVTKKMKEELTIPLVTSNRINMPETAEQVLAEGHADMVSMARPFLADPEWVNKAEANKADEINTCIGCNQACLDHVFQRKVASCLVNPRACHETELKYTPTETKKRIAVVGAGPAGLAASTIAAQRGHEVTLFDAEKETGGQFNLAKQIPGKEEFYETIRYFNRQLELHNVTIKLNTRVTAEDLQNGNFDEVIVATGIQPRTPKIEGVNHPKVLNYIDVLKLKKPVGKRVAVIGAGGIGFDVSEYLAHEGESTALNIDAWLKEWGIDKTLEARSGIENIQAEMHPSPREIYMFKRSKGKFGANLGKTTGWIHRSTLKKKNVQFINEVQYTKIDDEGLHYTQNDAQKILKVDTVVICAGQVPFKELLEPLQAKGIKVHVIGGADVAAELDAKRAIHQACRLAAEI, from the coding sequence ATGACCAAGTACCCCCATATTTTTGAGCCTTTAGATTTAGGATTTACCACCCTTAAGAATCGAATTATAATGGGTTCCATGCATACCGGATTAGAAGAAGAAAAAAATGGTATTGATAAAATAGCCACGTATTATGCCGAACGCGCCAAAGGCGGAGTCGGCTTAATCGTTACCGGCGGCATAGCACCCAACGTACAAGGTTGGACTGGTCCTTTTTCTGCACGAATGAGTTCTAAAAAACATGCAAAGCATCATAAGGTCATTACGGATGCCGTTCATAAAGAAGGGGGTAAAATTTGTATGCAAATACTACATGCTGGCCGGTATGGGTATCATCCATTTGCAGTAGCACCTTCCGCTATAAAATCGCCCATCTCCCCTTTTAAACCCTTTAAACTCAAACAATCTGGGATTAATCGTACCATTCGTGATTTTGTAACTTCTGCTAAACTTTCAAAACTAGCGGGTTATGATGGTGTAGAAATTATGGGTTCTGAAGGTTATTTAATAAATCAATTTATTGCAAAAAGAACCAATAAACGTACCGATACTTACGGCGGTAGCTATGAAAACCGAATGCGTTTACCCATTGAACTCGTAAAGCAAACACGTGAAGCCGTTGGGAAGGAGTTTATTATTATCTATCGCTTATCCATGTTAGATTTGGTAGAAAAAGGAAGCTCGTGGCAAGAAGTGGTTGCCTTAGGTAAAGAAATAGAAAAAGCTGGTGCTACTATTATAAATACGGGAATCGGCTGGCATGAAGCTCGCATACCCACCATTGCAACATCGGTACCGAGAGCGGCATTTACTTGGGTGACCAAAAAGATGAAAGAAGAATTAACGATTCCGTTAGTTACCTCTAACAGAATAAATATGCCCGAAACTGCGGAGCAAGTTTTAGCAGAAGGTCATGCCGATATGGTTTCTATGGCGCGACCTTTTTTAGCAGATCCAGAATGGGTGAATAAGGCGGAGGCAAATAAAGCAGATGAGATAAATACCTGCATTGGTTGTAACCAAGCCTGTTTAGATCATGTTTTTCAACGTAAGGTTGCTAGTTGTTTGGTGAATCCGCGGGCATGTCATGAAACAGAACTGAAGTATACCCCAACAGAAACAAAGAAAAGAATAGCCGTGGTAGGTGCTGGTCCGGCAGGTTTGGCAGCCTCAACCATCGCAGCACAACGTGGACATGAGGTTACACTCTTCGATGCCGAAAAAGAAACAGGCGGACAATTTAACCTAGCGAAGCAAATACCCGGGAAAGAAGAATTCTACGAAACCATTCGCTATTTTAATAGACAATTAGAGCTACATAATGTAACGATAAAATTGAATACTAGAGTAACTGCAGAAGACTTGCAAAATGGCAATTTTGATGAAGTTATTGTAGCGACCGGAATACAACCAAGAACTCCGAAAATTGAGGGTGTAAACCATCCAAAAGTCCTGAATTATATAGATGTTTTAAAATTGAAAAAACCTGTGGGCAAACGCGTTGCGGTGATCGGGGCAGGCGGAATCGGTTTTGATGTCTCCGAATATTTAGCTCATGAAGGAGAAAGTACAGCGTTAAATATTGATGCTTGGCTTAAAGAATGGGGAATTGATAAGACTTTAGAAGCGCGTAGCGGTATTGAGAATATACAGGCAGAAATGCACCCATCGCCAAGAGAAATTTATATGTTTAAGCGTAGCAAAGGTAAATTTGGTGCAAATCTTGGTAAAACCACAGGGTGGATTCATCGGTCTACGTTGAAAAAGAAAAATGTGCAATTTATTAATGAGGTACAGTACACAAAAATAGATGATGAAGGTTTGCACTATACCCAAAATGATGCGCAAAAGATACTAAAAGTAGATACTGTGGTTATCTGTGCAGGACAAGTACCCTTTAAAGAACTTTTAGAACCATTGCAAGCAAAAGGCATAAAAGTACATGTCATAGGTGGTGCGGATGTTGCTGCTGAATTAGATGCTAAACGCGCCATACATCAGGCGTGTAGATTAGCCGCTGAAATTTAA
- a CDS encoding toxin-antitoxin system YwqK family antitoxin, which produces MLFPKTIYILIIFLCCCTLLHAQKETREITQHPTLGEVTLVTVYEYYTDTISYAYFEKNTTLEDPIYGNMNVVGEYNNEGELTGEIRIKAEYNDPTFGLVRIEQEYDEGELDTDYKIKKKFKDPDLGIVNVVMSFYEGELEETFKYKKETKEDATLGMVETTVVYDEEDLKDRETITYGTTTIDKSFYKNKLTSEVKTYADEHNNYIRQEKKYYNGKVLTKDLRYQNGKKDGLERHFYTDGVPQLELNYKEGKKNGVQKTYHSNGQLNEEETIDENGKRNGAYVRYKYDGSLTTKGSYIHGKKTGAWEDYGGHNPNLLKKCTYTGDSATCEEMDYYDHGAYFTIKSVTTLTQDQSGYYKNGPYTSYYNYKKNQIKNQGVFKNGAKFGVWVTRDKMGNTVCSLTYLADHKIINQEFASYYEDDGTLSRKGSNVADYSCGGETDFSGEGYLNDYDHGTLSSEKKYFDGTLVAEKMYKYGILTFEREFKNEKKIGLIAYDDKKRIKYALKMRNDTTYLERFQYNEKELKIKDKGFIVDKQKEPYTLERTVTYASGALFAQGMVVVDTSQTSKRVAELSDLTFLNTGVWKSYYKDGTLESIGEYKNNQPIGIWKSYYENGALKVKGTYQYIDKPDLFGRYTSIKIGVWSSYHKDGSIDTEKDFKDGL; this is translated from the coding sequence ATGCTATTTCCTAAAACTATCTACATACTTATTATATTTTTATGCTGCTGTACACTACTTCATGCTCAAAAAGAAACTAGAGAAATAACACAACACCCTACCTTAGGAGAAGTAACATTAGTAACCGTATATGAATATTATACCGACACTATTAGCTACGCGTACTTTGAAAAAAACACCACCCTTGAAGACCCTATATACGGGAATATGAATGTTGTTGGAGAGTATAATAATGAGGGGGAATTAACCGGGGAGATACGAATAAAGGCGGAATATAACGATCCAACTTTTGGATTAGTGCGTATTGAGCAGGAATATGATGAGGGTGAGCTAGATACTGATTATAAAATTAAGAAAAAATTCAAGGATCCAGATTTAGGGATTGTAAATGTAGTTATGAGCTTTTATGAGGGCGAATTAGAAGAAACTTTTAAATATAAAAAAGAGACTAAAGAGGATGCAACGCTAGGGATGGTTGAAACTACAGTGGTCTATGATGAGGAAGATCTCAAAGATCGGGAGACCATTACTTATGGTACTACGACTATTGATAAAAGCTTTTATAAAAACAAACTAACCTCTGAAGTAAAAACATATGCTGATGAACACAACAATTATATACGCCAAGAAAAGAAATATTATAATGGAAAAGTACTAACTAAAGACTTACGTTATCAAAATGGTAAAAAAGACGGTTTGGAGCGTCATTTTTATACTGATGGTGTACCACAATTAGAACTTAACTATAAGGAAGGAAAAAAAAATGGAGTGCAGAAGACGTATCATAGCAATGGTCAGTTAAATGAAGAAGAAACTATTGACGAAAACGGCAAACGAAATGGTGCGTATGTGCGCTATAAATATGATGGTAGCTTAACCACTAAGGGAAGCTATATACATGGTAAAAAAACTGGTGCTTGGGAAGACTATGGGGGTCATAACCCTAACTTACTTAAAAAATGTACATATACTGGAGACAGTGCTACTTGTGAGGAAATGGACTATTATGATCATGGTGCTTATTTTACTATAAAATCTGTAACCACATTAACTCAAGACCAAAGTGGTTATTATAAAAATGGGCCTTATACCTCCTATTATAATTACAAAAAAAACCAAATCAAAAACCAAGGTGTTTTTAAGAATGGAGCTAAGTTTGGTGTTTGGGTGACACGAGATAAAATGGGTAATACGGTTTGCAGCCTTACCTACCTCGCTGACCATAAGATTATAAACCAAGAATTTGCTTCGTATTATGAGGACGATGGAACACTATCTAGAAAAGGGAGTAATGTGGCCGACTATTCTTGTGGTGGAGAAACCGACTTTTCAGGGGAAGGATACCTGAATGATTATGATCATGGTACCCTATCTTCCGAAAAAAAATATTTTGATGGCACTCTAGTCGCTGAAAAAATGTACAAGTATGGTATTTTAACTTTTGAAAGAGAGTTTAAAAATGAAAAGAAAATTGGACTTATTGCTTATGACGATAAAAAGCGGATTAAGTATGCGCTAAAAATGAGAAATGACACGACCTATTTAGAGCGATTTCAATACAACGAAAAAGAATTAAAAATTAAGGATAAAGGTTTTATAGTTGATAAACAGAAGGAACCATACACCTTAGAAAGAACCGTAACTTATGCGAGTGGAGCACTATTTGCTCAAGGAATGGTAGTGGTAGATACCTCGCAAACTTCTAAAAGAGTAGCTGAATTATCTGATTTGACATTTTTAAATACTGGTGTGTGGAAATCATACTATAAAGATGGTACCCTTGAATCTATAGGTGAATATAAAAATAATCAACCTATTGGCATTTGGAAATCATATTATGAGAATGGAGCTTTAAAAGTAAAAGGAACTTATCAATACATAGATAAGCCAGATTTATTTGGAAGATACACGAGTATTAAAATTGGGGTATGGAGTTCTTATCATAAAGATGGAAGCATTGATACAGAAAAAGATTTCAAAGACGGCCTGTAA
- a CDS encoding aryl-sulfate sulfotransferase: MGLFIVSCNNDDSVSDTVSNVATDSTENEIFSCSDELTIEVQTLLNPSGYAPLSALVIFKTNEPISVTMRVIGKNGADSDVIQSFSEIGNNIEIPVHGLYPDYENEVEFTFYDTNKVSLCAQTLKIQTASLISAMPEITIKTADRSQMAEGMTLVSYYGYDTDIHPFSPFIFDSYGAIRWYLNYKEHPILSNLHYDNGPGRLANGNFYFANNEPDAIYEVDLLGNIINTWDMPGFSFHHEVLEKPNGNFIVLVDKHNASTIEDYIIEIDRSSNEIITIWNLNESLDNTRTTLTTDPEDWIHVNGVSYDASDDTLVISGRTQGVVKLTAANEVVWIMAPHADWKTSGNSKDLSSYLLQPLDASGTAITNEAILDGTENHADFEWNWYQHATKVLADGSVILFDNGDNRNYTGLGPYSRAVQYKIDETNSTIQQLWQYGKERGEETYSRVVSDVDYLEAYNHMLFSPGGITSGAQPFGKSIEIDMETNNIIFEATISAPTPFAGHITFHRTERLSLYPTLN; the protein is encoded by the coding sequence TTGGGGTTGTTTATAGTATCCTGTAATAATGATGATTCGGTTTCCGATACTGTTTCCAATGTAGCTACTGATTCTACTGAAAATGAAATTTTTAGTTGTTCGGATGAATTAACCATTGAAGTACAAACGCTCCTAAACCCTTCAGGGTACGCACCTTTATCTGCACTCGTTATTTTTAAGACCAATGAACCTATTTCTGTAACTATGCGTGTTATAGGAAAAAATGGTGCTGACTCTGATGTTATTCAAAGTTTTTCTGAAATTGGAAATAATATAGAGATACCGGTTCATGGACTTTATCCAGATTATGAAAATGAAGTAGAATTCACTTTTTATGACACCAATAAGGTTTCCTTATGCGCTCAAACACTTAAAATACAAACAGCTTCCCTTATTTCTGCTATGCCAGAAATTACAATAAAAACGGCTGATAGAAGCCAAATGGCAGAAGGAATGACCTTGGTGAGCTATTATGGATACGATACTGATATACACCCTTTTAGCCCCTTTATTTTTGACTCCTATGGAGCTATTAGGTGGTATTTAAATTATAAGGAACATCCTATTTTAAGTAATTTACACTATGATAACGGCCCAGGGCGTTTGGCAAATGGTAATTTTTATTTTGCAAATAATGAACCAGATGCAATTTATGAAGTAGATCTTTTGGGAAACATTATAAATACTTGGGATATGCCTGGTTTTAGTTTTCATCATGAAGTACTGGAAAAACCTAATGGAAATTTTATTGTTTTGGTAGACAAACATAATGCGAGTACGATAGAAGATTATATTATAGAAATAGACAGGTCGTCTAATGAAATTATAACTATTTGGAATCTAAATGAATCTTTAGATAATACCCGAACTACATTGACTACCGATCCCGAGGATTGGATTCATGTAAACGGTGTTAGTTATGATGCTAGTGATGATACTTTAGTTATTTCAGGACGAACACAAGGTGTGGTAAAACTTACTGCAGCAAATGAAGTGGTTTGGATAATGGCACCACATGCAGATTGGAAAACTTCAGGTAATTCAAAAGACCTTAGCTCTTATTTATTACAACCTTTAGATGCTTCCGGTACAGCAATTACCAATGAAGCTATTCTAGATGGTACGGAAAATCATGCTGATTTTGAATGGAATTGGTACCAACATGCCACTAAGGTATTGGCAGATGGGTCTGTTATACTTTTTGATAATGGCGATAATAGAAATTATACGGGTCTGGGTCCTTACAGCAGGGCAGTACAGTATAAAATAGACGAAACGAATAGCACCATTCAACAATTATGGCAATATGGTAAAGAACGGGGAGAAGAAACCTATTCTAGAGTGGTATCTGATGTAGACTATTTAGAAGCATATAACCATATGTTGTTTTCTCCTGGAGGTATTACTTCTGGCGCTCAGCCTTTTGGAAAAAGTATAGAAATAGATATGGAGACAAATAACATAATTTTTGAAGCTACGATTAGTGCACCAACTCCATTTGCAGGCCACATTACTTTTCATAGAACTGAACGCTTATCACTTTATCCTACGCTTAATTAG
- a CDS encoding fasciclin domain-containing protein, with product MILKKRVFLLGAMVAVLSFTACKDEKKIEAEKAKVEEQAATLKAEQEAEAKKIKEEARSKEIRATSIAALASNNEDLSTLVSALKAANLVEMMSTKGSYTVFAPNNNAFQKLPSKLSIAELAKEENKALLTSILQYHVVSGEITTDKLVKAIAGAKGNYSFKTMSGKELTASMKKDQIIITDEKNNKVNILTGNIKALNGIIHVVSDVLIMK from the coding sequence ATGATTTTAAAAAAGAGAGTATTCTTGTTAGGAGCTATGGTTGCTGTACTAAGTTTTACTGCATGCAAAGATGAAAAGAAAATAGAAGCAGAAAAAGCTAAGGTAGAAGAGCAAGCTGCAACATTAAAAGCAGAACAAGAGGCAGAAGCCAAAAAAATAAAAGAAGAAGCACGTTCGAAAGAAATTAGAGCTACGAGTATTGCAGCACTAGCGAGTAATAATGAAGATTTATCTACATTAGTAAGTGCATTGAAGGCCGCAAATTTAGTAGAAATGATGTCTACCAAAGGCAGTTATACTGTTTTTGCTCCTAATAATAATGCCTTTCAGAAACTACCAAGTAAACTTTCTATTGCAGAATTAGCAAAAGAGGAGAATAAAGCCTTATTGACTAGTATCTTACAATACCACGTAGTTTCTGGCGAAATTACTACCGATAAGTTAGTAAAAGCGATTGCAGGAGCCAAAGGGAACTATAGTTTTAAAACAATGAGTGGGAAGGAATTAACGGCTAGTATGAAAAAAGATCAGATAATTATTACAGATGAGAAGAATAATAAAGTTAATATTCTGACAGGAAATATTAAAGCTTTAAACGGAATCATCCATGTGGTAAGTGATGTTCTCATTATGAAATAA
- a CDS encoding mechanosensitive ion channel family protein, producing the protein MNDFIQENLKAIYHILATIGIVALLLVLTNYFHKWLKNKLQAKFPNQEASTLDLLRRILKTLWVVLGLISLIFVFINEQYYQRVQKDFWLIFYLGLVLILTIIGVSVVQMLFSHVIAKRVEEKSDPTSYKFLRNLAVFGVYFLGVLFAVMAFPSLRGLAQTALGGAGVIAVIAGVASQEALANLVGGVFIITFKPFKIFDIVRISDDMVGTVIDITLRHTVIRNFENKMIVVPNSIINKEKLINYDLGDRKCCQWIEIGISYDSNIDTAKEIMREQCTQHPSIIDNRNPLDIKNGDPKVLVRVIGLNESEVTLRAWTWAKDYPSSFVMKCDLLESIKKEFDAKGIEIPFPHRTMVFKESQLAELKEQLKPKDS; encoded by the coding sequence ATGAACGATTTTATTCAAGAAAATTTAAAGGCTATTTACCACATTCTAGCTACTATCGGAATAGTAGCTCTACTACTTGTTTTAACCAATTACTTTCATAAATGGTTGAAGAATAAATTACAGGCTAAATTTCCCAATCAAGAAGCTAGCACGCTAGATTTATTGCGTCGTATTCTTAAAACCTTATGGGTTGTTTTAGGGTTAATTTCCTTGATATTTGTGTTTATCAATGAACAATATTACCAACGGGTACAGAAAGATTTTTGGCTTATTTTCTATTTAGGCTTAGTGCTTATTCTTACCATTATTGGGGTCTCTGTAGTACAGATGCTTTTTTCCCATGTCATTGCAAAACGTGTAGAAGAAAAGAGCGATCCTACCAGTTATAAATTTTTACGAAATCTGGCCGTATTTGGGGTCTATTTCTTAGGTGTTCTTTTTGCGGTCATGGCCTTCCCTTCCTTACGTGGCTTGGCACAAACAGCTTTGGGTGGGGCAGGGGTTATTGCCGTTATTGCTGGGGTAGCCTCTCAAGAAGCCTTAGCTAATTTAGTGGGCGGTGTGTTTATTATCACCTTTAAGCCTTTTAAAATATTTGATATTGTACGTATTTCTGATGACATGGTGGGTACGGTGATAGATATTACTTTACGCCATACGGTAATCCGAAATTTTGAAAATAAGATGATTGTGGTTCCAAACTCCATCATCAATAAGGAGAAGCTTATCAATTATGATTTAGGCGATCGTAAATGCTGCCAATGGATAGAGATTGGTATTTCTTATGATAGTAATATTGATACCGCTAAAGAGATTATGCGCGAGCAGTGTACCCAACATCCCAGTATTATTGATAATAGAAATCCTTTAGATATAAAAAACGGAGATCCTAAAGTATTGGTGCGCGTCATCGGTCTTAATGAGTCTGAAGTTACGCTTAGAGCATGGACCTGGGCAAAAGATTATCCATCATCATTTGTCATGAAATGCGATTTATTGGAAAGCATTAAGAAAGAATTTGACGCAAAAGGTATCGAAATTCCGTTTCCACACCGTACTATGGTTTTTAAAGAAAGTCAGTTAGCGGAATTAAAAGAACAATTAAAGCCGAAAGATTCTTAG
- a CDS encoding nucleoside deaminase has protein sequence MTERDEFFMKRAIALAEEGMNANAGGPFGAVVVKDDEIIAEGYNRVTSTNDPTAHAEVVAIREACKKLNNFELTDCTIYTSCEPCPMCLGAIYWTRPKMVYFGCNREDAAAIQFDDQFIYDEIDKDIDGRQIKFVQLARKDALEVFNAWDAKQDKKEY, from the coding sequence ATGACAGAAAGAGATGAGTTTTTCATGAAAAGAGCTATAGCACTTGCCGAAGAAGGTATGAATGCTAATGCTGGCGGACCTTTTGGAGCCGTAGTGGTAAAAGACGACGAAATTATCGCAGAAGGATATAATAGAGTTACGTCTACCAATGATCCTACAGCACATGCTGAGGTCGTGGCTATTCGTGAAGCCTGTAAAAAACTAAATAATTTTGAACTTACAGATTGTACTATATATACGTCCTGTGAACCATGCCCTATGTGCTTAGGCGCTATTTACTGGACCAGGCCTAAGATGGTTTATTTTGGTTGTAACCGTGAAGATGCTGCTGCCATACAATTTGATGATCAGTTTATTTATGATGAGATTGATAAAGATATTGACGGGCGTCAAATTAAGTTTGTGCAATTAGCACGTAAAGATGCCTTAGAAGTATTTAATGCTTGGGATGCTAAGCAAGATAAAAAAGAATACTAA
- a CDS encoding peroxiredoxin-like family protein, with protein sequence MIKPRQKAPELAIKLVNDTTWKLSDQSPENFTMILFYRGKHCPVCKSQLEELQKKLDKFIQRGVSVIAISTDTAEVAKATHDEWDISDIPLGYGLSIEEARAWGLFISEGINNEPKHFTEPGLFLLTPEQTVYWESIQSMPFGRPGFNDVLGGIDYILKADYPARGEA encoded by the coding sequence ATGATAAAACCGAGACAAAAAGCACCCGAGTTAGCAATTAAATTAGTGAATGATACCACCTGGAAATTGAGTGATCAATCACCTGAAAATTTTACCATGATATTGTTTTACAGGGGTAAACATTGCCCTGTATGTAAATCGCAGTTAGAAGAGTTACAGAAAAAATTAGATAAGTTTATACAACGTGGCGTTTCTGTAATAGCCATTAGTACAGACACAGCCGAAGTTGCTAAAGCCACGCATGACGAATGGGACATTTCAGATATTCCATTGGGTTATGGTTTATCTATTGAAGAAGCCAGAGCATGGGGTTTATTCATTTCTGAAGGTATAAACAACGAGCCTAAACATTTTACCGAACCTGGATTGTTTTTGTTAACTCCAGAACAAACCGTGTATTGGGAATCTATACAGTCTATGCCATTTGGCAGACCTGGTTTTAACGACGTTTTAGGTGGTATCGACTATATCTTAAAAGCAGATTATCCTGCTAGAGGAGAAGCATAG